Proteins encoded in a region of the Synechococcus sp. BIOS-U3-1 genome:
- a CDS encoding class I SAM-dependent methyltransferase: MKSESKKILTRYFFEEESQEKLTTGQIEYMLQSSIDFYQNYLEWFYGTFCMTDKELRHELFKYLETIDGMKILITGVGLGHELIEILKIISDQERKNCTIVAQDISSVFIQHIYENIGNEILEKHSSKGNKIIIFNGDACCLPLNNDEFDYIHHFGGINRFANIEKAIDEMARCVKPQDGVVVFSDESVAPWLRNTDIGKMVIENNSLYAHSAPITQIPINATNVTCEYIVRNCFYMIKFTKLMNTLKINPNIRHKSPRGGTMHKRYHGKLDGINPELKSWIVKEAKSKKISQNELLESLIQDRITESEEL, from the coding sequence TTGAAGTCGGAATCGAAAAAAATATTGACAAGATATTTCTTTGAAGAAGAAAGTCAAGAAAAGCTTACAACTGGTCAAATAGAGTATATGCTTCAAAGTAGTATTGATTTTTATCAAAACTATTTGGAATGGTTTTACGGAACATTCTGCATGACAGACAAAGAACTCCGCCATGAACTGTTCAAATACCTAGAAACAATAGATGGCATGAAGATACTAATAACAGGTGTAGGGCTTGGCCATGAATTAATAGAAATCCTAAAAATAATATCTGATCAAGAAAGAAAAAATTGTACAATTGTGGCTCAGGACATTTCAAGCGTCTTTATACAACATATCTATGAAAATATCGGCAATGAAATCCTAGAAAAGCATTCAAGTAAAGGCAATAAAATAATAATTTTCAATGGAGATGCCTGCTGCCTTCCTTTAAATAATGATGAATTTGATTATATACATCATTTCGGTGGAATAAATCGTTTTGCAAACATTGAAAAGGCAATTGACGAGATGGCAAGATGCGTTAAGCCACAGGACGGAGTAGTAGTATTTTCAGATGAGTCAGTAGCCCCATGGTTAAGGAACACAGATATAGGAAAAATGGTCATAGAAAATAACTCCCTTTATGCCCACAGTGCTCCAATTACACAAATACCAATAAACGCAACAAATGTAACTTGTGAGTATATTGTTAGAAATTGCTTCTATATGATTAAATTTACAAAGCTAATGAATACACTAAAAATTAATCCCAATATTAGGCACAAGAGTCCTCGAGGTGGAACCATGCATAAGAGATACCATGGGAAATTAGATGGAATAAATCCAGAATTAAAAAGTTGGATTGTAAAAGAAGCTAAATCTAAGAAAATTTCACAAAATGAGTTACTCGAAAGCTTAATTCAAGATAGAATTACTGAGTCAGAGGAATTATGA
- a CDS encoding aldo/keto reductase, giving the protein MSKVPAICLGTAQFGSNYGVTNNLGQVAFENVKEILTHAHDMGIDIIDSAQSYGCAEEILGKSGLINDKFKIISKLSPQNEMVFNENHTKDWDTSLNNSLNKLCVASLDSLLLHSVNDLRKEGNEYLLNWLNKIKSEGLTKRIGISIYTSDDLKDINLKYIDIVQLPLSVLDQRLIRDGTIKKLTDNGIAVHARSIFLQGLLLTPSSNWPLETPREVIKHFRALEIYSASIGKTMLDTCLGFARSLQMIEAVVIGICSKKQLDGIYRSWNTNNDWDQSAEIRKINIESDFLDPRTWKPKTK; this is encoded by the coding sequence ATGAGTAAAGTGCCTGCCATATGCCTAGGAACGGCACAATTTGGATCAAACTATGGTGTTACGAACAACCTAGGGCAAGTGGCATTTGAAAATGTCAAAGAAATTTTGACTCATGCACACGATATGGGCATTGATATAATTGATAGTGCACAGTCTTATGGATGTGCCGAAGAAATATTAGGCAAAAGCGGTTTAATAAATGATAAATTTAAAATAATAAGCAAATTATCACCGCAAAACGAGATGGTTTTCAACGAGAACCACACAAAGGATTGGGATACAAGTTTAAATAACTCACTTAATAAACTATGTGTAGCCTCACTTGATTCATTGCTACTTCATTCGGTCAATGACTTAAGGAAAGAAGGAAATGAATATTTACTAAATTGGCTTAATAAGATTAAGTCAGAGGGGCTAACTAAGCGCATTGGAATCTCAATATATACAAGTGATGATTTGAAGGATATCAATCTTAAGTATATTGATATCGTACAACTGCCGCTATCAGTTTTAGATCAACGTCTAATTAGAGACGGTACGATTAAAAAATTAACCGATAATGGTATAGCCGTACATGCAAGAAGCATCTTTCTCCAAGGACTTTTATTAACTCCTTCATCAAATTGGCCATTAGAGACACCAAGGGAAGTAATTAAGCATTTTAGAGCCTTAGAAATTTATTCTGCATCAATTGGGAAAACAATGCTAGACACTTGCCTGGGTTTTGCTAGATCATTGCAAATGATTGAAGCTGTAGTCATCGGTATATGTAGCAAGAAACAACTTGATGGCATATACAGGTCATGGAATACTAATAACGACTGGGATCAATCAGCAGAAATTCGAAAAATAAATATCGAATCAGACTTTTTGGATCCTCGAACATGGAAACCAAAGACAAAATAG
- the pseC gene encoding UDP-4-amino-4,6-dideoxy-N-acetyl-beta-L-altrosamine transaminase: MKSNESFIPYGKQNVTNDDIDAVVQILRGTYLTQGPVVQDFENAISNKVGANYSVATSSATSGLHLACLSLGLGKGDWLWTSPITFVASANCALYCGAKVDFVDINIKTGLMDIESLKRKLKIAENEGRLPKVVIPVHLAGSSCDMEEIAMLSRKYGFKIIEDASHAIGGKYKEKYVGNCKFSDITVFSFHPVKIITTGEGGICATNNSGLAEKMRDLRSHGIIKDSWRQKRKNMASWYYEQTSLGYNYRLTDIQAALGLSQLKRLDNIVEERNKLLEYYAEKLKGMPISTMNIPPAVKSAGHLSVILIGEHQKRDAIFEEMRKRNIGVQLHYFPVHMQPYYQKQGFKKGEFPNSELYGKSAMSIPLYPGLSDEKQDLVVENLKGLL; this comes from the coding sequence ATGAAATCTAACGAATCATTTATTCCTTACGGTAAACAGAATGTAACAAATGATGATATAGATGCAGTAGTGCAAATATTAAGGGGGACGTACTTAACGCAAGGTCCAGTAGTACAAGATTTCGAAAATGCCATTTCGAATAAAGTAGGAGCTAATTACAGCGTTGCTACATCGAGTGCAACAAGTGGGCTTCATCTTGCATGCTTGTCACTAGGCTTGGGCAAAGGAGATTGGTTGTGGACATCTCCCATTACTTTTGTAGCTTCAGCGAACTGTGCATTATATTGCGGAGCAAAAGTTGACTTTGTTGATATCAATATCAAAACGGGGCTGATGGATATTGAGTCACTTAAAAGAAAATTGAAAATAGCTGAGAATGAGGGAAGGTTGCCAAAAGTAGTTATACCTGTACACCTAGCTGGGAGCAGCTGTGATATGGAAGAAATCGCAATGCTGAGTAGAAAATATGGTTTCAAAATTATTGAAGATGCGAGTCATGCAATAGGTGGAAAATACAAAGAGAAATATGTAGGAAATTGTAAATTCAGTGATATCACAGTATTTAGCTTTCATCCTGTAAAAATAATAACTACAGGAGAAGGGGGTATTTGTGCGACCAATAATAGTGGATTAGCGGAAAAAATGCGTGACCTAAGAAGCCATGGCATAATAAAAGATAGCTGGAGACAGAAAAGAAAAAATATGGCATCGTGGTACTACGAACAAACATCACTGGGGTATAACTACAGATTAACTGATATACAAGCCGCCTTAGGACTTAGTCAACTAAAGAGACTGGATAACATTGTTGAAGAAAGAAATAAACTACTGGAATACTACGCCGAGAAACTTAAAGGTATGCCAATATCGACGATGAATATTCCACCTGCTGTTAAAAGTGCTGGACATCTTTCGGTAATATTGATTGGTGAACATCAAAAGAGAGATGCTATATTTGAAGAAATGCGTAAGAGAAACATAGGAGTGCAATTGCACTATTTTCCGGTACACATGCAGCCTTACTATCAAAAACAAGGGTTCAAGAAAGGTGAATTTCCTAATTCTGAGTTATATGGAAAATCGGCTATGAGCATACCGTTATATCCTGGGCTAAGTGATGAAAAACAAGACTTAGTAGTAGAAAACCTAAAAGGGTTACTATGA
- the pseB gene encoding UDP-N-acetylglucosamine 4,6-dehydratase (inverting), giving the protein MKRILITGGTGSFGKEFVSAALRDINDLERLVIYSRDELKQWELQCLYPPDKFPQLRFFLGDVRDQERLRRALENVDTVVHAAALKQVPTAEYNPIEYINTNVIGAENVVRACLDTGVTNVVALSTDKAAAPINLYGATKLCSDKLFVAANNIRGGRSIKFSVVRYGNVMGSRGSVIPFFMKSAQKGILPITDPKMTRFTITLKDSVKMVLFALNNSFGGEIFVPRIPSYGIMDLAEAIGPNCNKKIIGIRPGEKLHEDMITRSDAPMTIRLKDFYVIIPAETRILDFYKEKAVKFSHVEPGFAYDSGTNPQKLSIDEIRELIKINIDPNFDPV; this is encoded by the coding sequence ATGAAAAGAATTCTAATAACTGGGGGAACAGGAAGCTTTGGGAAAGAGTTTGTTAGTGCTGCGCTTCGAGATATAAATGATCTTGAAAGATTGGTTATATATAGTAGAGACGAACTAAAACAGTGGGAATTACAATGCTTATATCCGCCTGATAAGTTTCCACAATTAAGATTTTTTTTGGGTGATGTTAGAGATCAAGAGCGTCTAAGAAGGGCACTAGAAAACGTAGATACAGTTGTGCACGCAGCAGCATTAAAGCAAGTACCGACTGCAGAATATAACCCAATTGAATATATTAACACTAATGTAATTGGTGCTGAAAACGTTGTTCGAGCATGTCTAGATACAGGGGTAACTAATGTGGTTGCTCTAAGCACTGACAAAGCAGCGGCACCAATAAATTTATATGGCGCGACAAAGTTATGTTCAGACAAACTTTTTGTAGCTGCAAACAATATTAGAGGAGGAAGATCAATAAAATTTTCTGTAGTAAGATATGGTAATGTAATGGGATCGAGAGGTTCAGTTATACCCTTCTTCATGAAATCTGCGCAAAAAGGAATACTTCCAATTACAGATCCTAAAATGACAAGGTTTACGATAACGTTGAAAGATAGTGTAAAAATGGTACTATTCGCATTGAACAATAGCTTTGGAGGTGAAATATTTGTTCCAAGAATTCCAAGCTATGGGATAATGGACCTGGCTGAAGCAATTGGTCCAAACTGTAATAAAAAAATTATTGGGATAAGGCCCGGTGAAAAGCTACATGAAGATATGATAACAAGATCAGACGCTCCAATGACAATCAGGCTTAAGGACTTTTATGTCATTATCCCTGCTGAGACTAGGATACTTGATTTTTACAAAGAGAAAGCCGTCAAGTTCTCACATGTTGAACCAGGGTTTGCTTACGATTCGGGAACTAACCCGCAAAAGCTGTCTATAGATGAAATAAGAGAACTGATAAAAATCAACATTGACCCTAATTTTGATCCGGTATGA
- a CDS encoding aminotransferase class III-fold pyridoxal phosphate-dependent enzyme, whose product MSIERWRRALKVIPGGNSLLSKRPNLFAPTNWPTYFSKSKGCYVWDLEGKQYLDMSIMGIGPNTLGYANSNVDREVISAINNGTMSTLNAFEEVLLAEKLVDLHPWSDMARFAKSGGEANAISVRIARAATGREIILFCGYHGWHDWYLASQHSSDSLRSHLFSDTGIAGVPHSLSGTSYPFEWNNIKSLENLLRQHSSNVAAIKMEVTRNILPMPGFLESVRHLCDKYGVVLIFDECTSGFRESYGGLHLKYSVSPDLAVFGKALGNGYPITAVIGRESIMKSATNTFLSSTFWSDRIGFVAALATLDEMYRTKSWAVITDVGKRVQSIWFNAASRYQISIDCGVIPAISNLQFLNTPRAIEYRSYFTQVMLENNILGGTLFFASTAHQDVNLKLYESLIDSIFLQISKRESDLLPPLVREDQLVATTFKRLN is encoded by the coding sequence ATGTCTATTGAGAGATGGAGACGCGCTTTAAAGGTCATTCCCGGAGGTAATTCACTTCTTTCTAAGAGACCTAATCTTTTTGCTCCCACAAATTGGCCAACATATTTTAGTAAATCTAAGGGTTGTTATGTATGGGACCTTGAAGGTAAACAGTATTTAGATATGTCTATTATGGGTATAGGCCCCAATACACTCGGTTACGCCAACAGTAACGTTGACCGTGAAGTTATTAGTGCCATCAATAATGGAACAATGTCTACCCTTAATGCTTTTGAAGAAGTACTTTTAGCTGAAAAGCTTGTTGATTTACATCCCTGGTCCGACATGGCCAGATTTGCAAAATCCGGCGGTGAGGCTAACGCGATTTCTGTTCGAATTGCTCGAGCGGCTACTGGTCGCGAGATCATTTTATTTTGTGGATATCATGGTTGGCATGATTGGTACTTAGCTTCTCAGCATTCTAGTGATTCACTTAGATCTCATCTTTTTAGTGACACTGGTATTGCCGGTGTACCTCATTCCTTAAGCGGCACCTCTTATCCGTTTGAATGGAATAATATTAAATCCCTCGAAAACTTGTTACGTCAACATTCATCTAATGTCGCCGCTATTAAAATGGAAGTTACTAGAAATATCTTGCCGATGCCAGGTTTTCTTGAATCTGTTCGTCACTTATGTGATAAGTATGGTGTTGTTCTTATATTTGATGAATGTACATCTGGTTTTCGTGAATCATATGGTGGTTTGCATCTTAAATATTCTGTTTCTCCTGACTTAGCTGTTTTCGGGAAGGCTCTCGGTAACGGTTATCCAATTACTGCTGTGATAGGCCGAGAATCAATTATGAAGTCTGCCACGAATACTTTTTTAAGCAGTACCTTTTGGTCTGACCGTATTGGTTTTGTTGCTGCTCTTGCGACTCTTGATGAAATGTATCGCACTAAAAGCTGGGCTGTCATAACAGATGTTGGAAAACGTGTTCAATCCATATGGTTCAATGCTGCTTCTCGGTATCAGATTTCCATTGATTGCGGTGTTATTCCAGCCATTAGTAATTTACAGTTTTTAAATACTCCACGCGCTATTGAATATAGAAGTTATTTTACCCAAGTTATGCTTGAAAATAATATCTTAGGTGGGACTCTGTTTTTTGCATCCACAGCTCACCAAGATGTCAACTTGAAACTCTATGAGTCTTTGATTGATTCCATTTTTCTTCAAATATCAAAAAGAGAGTCTGATCTCTTGCCCCCACTTGTTCGTGAGGACCAGCTTGTTGCTACTACTTTTAAGCGCCTTAACTAA